One part of the Trichomycterus rosablanca isolate fTriRos1 chromosome 25, fTriRos1.hap1, whole genome shotgun sequence genome encodes these proteins:
- the LOC134302577 gene encoding corticoliberin: MKLHVLFALVTLHGAFTPRFEGKAINGAGFVPSSPIWSELKQSVLPVLERLGEEYFIRLNNPNQYLNGPEKTHPPRANTSNRALQLMLTQQSLLRGQIDDTGVGTGLTNSFKPHTDSAERKRRAEDPPISLDLTFHLLREVLQMARAEQLAQQASSNRRIMDFFGK, encoded by the coding sequence ATGAAGCTCCACGTCTTGTTCGCGTTGGTAACCCTGCATGGCGCGTTTACTCCTCGCTTTGAAGGCAAAGCAATAAACGGTGCGGGATTTGTCCCCTCCAGTCCTATATGGTctgaactgaagcagtcagttTTACCAGTACTGGAGCGACTGGGAGAGGAGTACTTCATCAGGCTGAATAACCCAAACCAGTATCTAAACGGTCCTGAAAAAACCCACCCACCACGTGCTAACACTAGTAACCGCGCGCTCCAGCTGATGCTCACACAGCAGAGTCTGCTGAGAGGTCAGATCGACGATACCGGTGTCGGTACCGGCTTAACGAACAGCTTCAAGCCACATACAGACTCTGCAGAACGGAAGCGCCGGGCCGAAGATCCGCCGATATCACTGGATCTGACGTTTCATCTGCTGCGCGAGGTGCTTCAGATGGCTCGAGCAGAACAGTTAGCTCAGCAGGCTAGCAGCAACCGAAGAATTATGGACTTTTTTGGGAAATAA
- the LOC134302682 gene encoding cytochrome P450 7B1, translating into MLDTLLVVFLGIASIVLLHSVFRRRRRDGEPPLIQGWIPFLGKALDFRKDSFKFLQELQKRHGDVFTVLIAGKYMTFVMDPLLYPAVIKHGKQLDFHEFSDAAASRTFGYPLVRAERFPGLSDKIQKSFILLHGSSLNPLTLKMVKNIQLVLRRNFLSGRDAERARDWQEEELYEFCERVMFEATFLTLYGHPQAQTDRQSERWIDELRKDFRQFDSVFPLLIARVPIGLLGKTKYVREKLIRFFHPQRMAEWISPSEIIQTRTEIFQQYDTLQDLDKAAHHFGILWASVGNTIPACFWCIYHLLSNPQAFTAVWNEIIDVIGEKWEESTVCHDVTLTREQLEKMVYLESAVNESLRLASVSMNIRVVKEDLRLPLNPQCSVSLRKGDIITMYPQSTHLDPDIYPNPQQYQFNRFVKDGKVKTDFYKGDQKVRYYHMPFGSGASMCPGRFFAINELKQFVCMTLLTCDMQLIDIHQQATLDNSRAGLGILPPANHISFRYRLKQRGMQTEEL; encoded by the exons ATGTTGGACACTTTACTTGTGGTATTTCTCGGGATTGCTTCCATTGTTTTGCTCCACAGTGTGTTCAGGAGAAGAAG AAGAGATGGAGAGCCTCCACTGATACAGGGATGGATTCCATTTCTGGGAAAAGCTCTGGACTTCAGGAAGGATTCCTTTAAGTTTCTACAAGAACTACAGAAGAGGCATGGTGACGTCTTCACTGTGTTAATTGCAG GTAAATACATGACATTTGTGATGGATCCTCTCCTCTACCCAGCGGTTATTAAGCACGGCAAGCAGCTGGACTTCCACGAGTTTTCGGACGCGGCGGCATCCAGAACGTTCGGCTACCCCCTAGTCCGAGCCGAAAGGTTCCCTGGCCTGAGCGACAAAATCCAGAAATCGTTTATTTTACTTCATGGCTCTAGTCTCAACCCTCTCACACTGAAAATGGTGAAAAACATCCAGCTCGTCTTACGCCGAAACTTTCTGTCCGGCCGTGATGCAGAACGAGCGCGTGACTGGCAGGAAGAAGAGCTGTACGAATTTTGTGAGCGTGTGATGTTTGAGGCGACGTTTTTGACACTGTATGGACATCCTCAAGCTCAAACCGACCGACAGTCTGAGCGCTGGATAGATGAACTGCGTAAAGACTTTAGACAGTTTGACAGTGTGTTTCCTCTGCTGATTGCTCGCGTACCTATTGGTCTGTTGGGAAAGACCAAATATGTTCGGGAAAAACTGATTAGGTTCTTCCATCCACAAAGAATGGCCGAATGGATCAGTCCATCGGAGATCATACAGACACGGACTGAAATTTTTCAACAGTACGACACGCTTCAAGACCTGGACAAAGCAG CACATCATTTTGGCATCTTGTGGGCATCAGTGGGCAACACTATCCCAGCATGTTTCTGGTGTATATACCACCTTCTTTCCAACCCTCAAGCCTTTACAGCAGTGTGGAATGAGATAATCGATGTGattggagaaaaatgggaggaaTCAACCGTTTGTCATGACGTCACACTTACAAGAGAGCAACTTGAGAAAATGGTTTACCTTG AGAGTGCTGTTAACGAGAGTCTCCGTCTTGCTTCCGTCTCAATGAATATCCGGGTAGTTAAGGAGGATTTAAGACTGCCACTAAATCCACAATGCTCAGTGAGTCTGCGTAAAGGAGACATTATCACTATGTACCCACAAAGCACTCACCTGGACCCGGACATCTACCCGAACCCCCAG CAATACCAGTTTAACCGTTTTGTGAAAGACGGCAAGGTGAAAACAGACTTCTATAAAGGTGATCAGAAGGTTCGATACTACCACATGCCTTTCGGCTCAGGGGCCAGCATGTGTCCTGGACGTTTTTTTGCTATCAACGAGCTGAAGCAGTTTGTTTGTATGACACTGCTGACCTGTGATATGCAACTCATTGACATTCACCAGCAGGCAACGCTGGACAACAGCCGAGCAGGCCTGGGCATACTTCCACCTGCCAACCACATTTCTTTCAGATACAGACTCAAACAACGTGGCATGCAGACAGAGGAGCTATAA
- the trim55a gene encoding tripartite motif-containing protein 55a has translation MSVAVEFSHSKNRETMESLEKQLICPICLEMFTKPVVILPCQHNLCRKCANDIFQASNPYLPTRGGSTVSSGGRFRCPSCRHEVVLDRHGVYGLQRNLLVENIIDMYKQESISTSNKAEPQQKPDELMCEVHEDEKINIYCVTCSVPTCSLCKVFGAHQGCEVAPLSTVYECQKTELSEGVAMLVGNNDRIQAIISLMEESCRTVEENGRRQKSSVCESFDHLYALLEERKGELALKISSEQQEKVDYIKGLQHRYTEHLDKSAKLVETGIQIMEEPEMAVFLQNTKTLLQQITESKNTSHLEKLENGYENLDHFTVNFQHERTAISNIDFTGDDGETSDDEEDHDDKENVSFSTKQSSPLTPNCPPAVGNTSVQTPAPSPAQTPTSNPAPAPSTSSPGPAHTAATSMVQSTSSDTSIPNTAHSSSTNTTTEDSINPTARSDTQSPDDGSQRHVFSFSWLNSHK, from the exons ATGAGTGTGGCTGTGGAATTTTCACATTCCAAAAACCGTGAGACTATGGAGAGCCTGGAGAAGCAGCTGATCTGTCCGATATGCCTGGAGATGTTTACAAAGCCGGTGGTGATCCTACCGTGCCAACACAACCTTTGCCGGAAATGTGCCAACGATATATTTCAG GCTTCCAACCCTTACTTGCCAACCCGAGGTGGCTCCACTGTGAGTTCTGGCGGGCGGTTCCGCTGCCCGTCCTGCAGGCATGAGGTGGTTCTAGATCGGCACGGTGTATACGGACTGCAACGGAACCTGTTAGTTGAGAACATCATCGATATGTACAAACAGGAGTCTATCAG tacaAGCAATAAGGCAGAACCACAGCAGAAGCCAGACGAGTTGATGTGTGAGGTACATGAGGATGAAAAGATTAATATCTACTGCGTGACCTGTTCTGTTCCCACCTGCTCCCTATGTAAGGTGTTTGGGGCTCATCAGGGTTGTGAAGTTGCACCACTCAGTACTGTCTATGAGTGCCAAAAA aCAGAACTGTCGGAGGGTGTTGCAATGCTAGTGGGAAACAATGACCGAATTCAGGCCATCATTAGCCTGATGGAGGAAAGCTGCAGAACTGTGGAG GAGAATGGGCGCAGGCAAAAGTCCTCTGTGTGCGAGTCCTTTGACCACCTTTACGCATTGCTAGAAGAGAGAAAAGGAGAGCTGGCTCTGAAAATCAGCTCTGAACAGCAGGAGAAAGTTGACTACATCAAGGGGCTGCAACACAG GTACACGGAGCATCTGGACAAAAGTGCCAAGCTGGTAGAAACAGGGATTCAGATCATGGAGGAACCAGAAATGGCTGTATTTCTACAG AACACAAAGACTCTACTACAACA GATAACAGAGAGCAAAAACACCTCTCATTTGGAGAAACTGGAAAATGGATATGAAAACCTGGATCACTTTACTGTCAACTTCCAGCATGAGAGGACAGCCATCTCTAACATCGACTTCACAGGAG ATGATGGTGAAACcagtgatgatgaggaggatcatgatgatAAAGAGAATGTGTCCTTTAGTACAAAACAGAGCTCTCCCTTGACTCCAAACTGCCCACCAGCTGTAGGCAACACATCTGTGCAGACTCCAGCTCCAAGCCCTGCCCAAACCCCAACCTCTAATCCAGCTCCAGCACCATCTACATCCAGTCCAGGTCCAGCCCATACAGCAGCCACCAGTATGGTGCAGAGCACATCGTCAGATACATCCATACCTAACACAGCCCACAGCAGTTCAACAAATACGACCACAGAG GACTCCATcaaccccacagcaagaagtgACACTCAAAGCCCTGATGACGGATCCCAGCGCCAcgttttttcattttcatggcTCAATTCGCACAAGTAA